Proteins found in one Paenibacillus sp. FSL R10-2782 genomic segment:
- a CDS encoding type I restriction-modification system subunit M: MAELNSRLFSAADNLRSKMDASEYKNYLLGLIFYKYLSDKLLEKVVEIADESLEEYNTQEKQTQLYRDLLADRDIKNDLIETLVDTLGYDIEPEYLFNVLTNQAKQNTFQLNDLNKAFIDLSTEYDQFNGLFDDVDLKSKKLGSDDQQRNITITEVLKKLNDVDVLGHNGDVIGDAYEFLIGQFASEAGKKAGEFYTPHEVSDMMARIAAIGQEDKKLFSVFDPTMGSGSLMLNIRNYINHPDSVKYHGQELNTTTYNLAKMNLILHGVDKEDMRLRNGDTLNKDWPTDEPYTFDSVLMNPPYSANWSSDDTFLDDSRFNRYGKLAPKSKADFAFLLHGFYHLKDSGTMAIVLPHGVLFRGASEGVIRKKLLEDGSIYAVIGMPANLFFGTSIPTTVIILKKNRTTRDVLFINASNEFTKGKNQNKLHKENMDKIVETYKKREDVKKYAYVATFDEIKENDFNLNIPRYVDTFEEEEAPVDMAEIGSTIKDIRREKSELESSLYDMISSLQFDKENTEWIKGALEVFNRGK; this comes from the coding sequence ATGGCTGAATTAAACTCAAGATTATTTAGTGCCGCAGACAACCTGCGAAGCAAGATGGATGCATCAGAATACAAAAACTACTTATTAGGATTGATTTTTTACAAGTACTTATCTGACAAGTTATTAGAAAAAGTAGTTGAAATAGCAGATGAATCGTTAGAAGAATACAACACACAAGAAAAGCAAACTCAATTGTATAGGGATTTATTAGCAGATAGAGATATAAAAAATGACTTGATTGAAACGTTAGTGGATACATTGGGCTATGATATTGAACCAGAGTATTTATTCAATGTATTAACCAATCAAGCGAAACAAAACACGTTTCAGTTGAATGACTTGAATAAAGCCTTTATCGATTTGTCTACGGAATATGATCAATTTAATGGATTGTTTGATGATGTGGATTTGAAATCAAAAAAACTGGGATCAGATGATCAACAACGAAACATTACCATTACGGAAGTACTGAAGAAACTAAATGATGTCGATGTGCTGGGACATAATGGCGATGTCATTGGGGATGCCTATGAGTTCTTGATTGGTCAATTTGCCTCGGAAGCTGGTAAGAAAGCTGGAGAATTCTATACACCTCATGAAGTTTCTGACATGATGGCTCGTATTGCCGCAATTGGTCAAGAAGACAAGAAACTATTTAGCGTATTTGACCCAACCATGGGATCAGGTTCCTTAATGTTGAATATTCGAAACTATATTAACCATCCAGATAGTGTAAAGTATCATGGACAAGAACTAAATACAACTACCTATAATCTAGCGAAGATGAACTTGATCTTGCATGGTGTGGATAAAGAAGATATGCGTTTACGCAATGGGGATACATTGAACAAAGATTGGCCAACAGATGAGCCTTATACCTTTGATTCCGTCCTAATGAACCCACCCTACTCAGCTAATTGGTCTTCAGATGATACATTCTTAGATGATTCTCGATTCAATCGTTACGGGAAGTTAGCGCCAAAATCAAAAGCAGACTTTGCTTTTCTGTTACATGGGTTCTATCATTTGAAAGATTCGGGAACAATGGCAATCGTCTTACCGCACGGGGTATTGTTCCGTGGAGCTTCAGAAGGTGTAATTCGGAAGAAATTATTAGAAGATGGAAGTATTTATGCCGTAATAGGCATGCCAGCAAACTTATTCTTTGGGACATCGATTCCAACAACAGTAATTATCTTGAAGAAAAATCGTACCACTCGTGATGTGTTATTTATTAATGCAAGTAATGAGTTTACGAAAGGAAAGAACCAAAATAAACTTCACAAAGAAAACATGGATAAGATTGTCGAAACGTATAAGAAGCGAGAAGATGTGAAGAAATATGCCTATGTCGCTACCTTTGATGAAATCAAAGAAAATGATTTCAATTTAAATATTCCTCGATACGTAGATACCTTTGAGGAAGAAGAAGCACCTGTTGATATGGCTGAAATTGGCTCAACGATCAAAGACATTCGAAGAGAAAAATCAGAACTAGAATCTAGCCTATATGACATGATTTCATCGTTACAATTTGATAAAGAAAACACAGAATGGATCAAAGGTGCATTAGAGGTGTTTAATCGTGGGAAATAA
- the rlmD gene encoding 23S rRNA (uracil(1939)-C(5))-methyltransferase RlmD: MTSNRSGRGKSRRNEAAPNQGKPQKKTMPINSERGQGQGQLRAGTGNGNRSVSGSAQERKRKGSEKGRGSFRSSGGEQSQDASNRNRVSVERTDLPVQKNDEAVMDIIGMNHDGEGVGRVEGFTLFVPGALPGEKVRVKVLKTKKQYGYAKLLDIVQASPDRIAAPCAIYDQCGGCQIQHMSYEAQLGWKRQHVVDVLERIGKLNVEGNEGSIVGEQAAVKVLPTLGMSEPWRYRNKAQVPIGVTEGGLVGGFYARGSHRIVDMDTCLIQDERNDEVVARVKEIGRTLGISAYNEETGRGLLRHVVVKTAFRTGEMMLVLVTNGRDIPHADAWIGSIREYIPHVASICQNVNTKRTNVIFGDETRVLWGRDVIYDYIGNVQFAISARSFYQVNPVQTEVLYSKTVEYAGLTGKETVIDAYCGIGTISLFLAQHADQVYGVEIVKEAIEDARSNALLNNMRNVKFEVGASEEVIPAWKEQGITADVIVVDPPRKGCDPRLLETILEMKPERVVYVSCNPSTLARDLRILEDGGYRTVEVQPVDMFPHTVHVECVVVIYRDEKH; this comes from the coding sequence ATGACGAGTAACCGTAGCGGACGTGGAAAAAGCCGCCGGAATGAAGCAGCACCCAATCAAGGGAAGCCGCAGAAAAAGACCATGCCGATAAACAGTGAAAGAGGACAGGGACAGGGGCAGCTTCGAGCTGGGACCGGAAATGGAAACAGAAGTGTGAGTGGAAGTGCGCAGGAACGGAAACGGAAGGGATCGGAAAAAGGACGTGGGTCGTTTCGTTCTTCCGGTGGTGAACAAAGTCAGGATGCATCCAATCGTAACCGGGTCAGTGTAGAGCGTACCGATCTGCCAGTGCAAAAAAACGATGAAGCCGTGATGGACATCATCGGCATGAACCATGACGGCGAAGGCGTGGGGCGTGTTGAGGGCTTTACACTGTTCGTTCCAGGCGCGTTGCCGGGTGAAAAGGTACGAGTAAAGGTGCTGAAAACGAAGAAGCAGTACGGCTATGCCAAGCTGCTGGATATCGTGCAGGCAAGCCCTGACCGGATTGCAGCTCCCTGCGCCATCTACGATCAGTGCGGCGGCTGTCAGATTCAGCATATGAGCTACGAAGCGCAGCTAGGCTGGAAACGCCAGCATGTCGTGGACGTGCTGGAGCGTATCGGGAAGCTGAATGTGGAGGGAAATGAAGGTTCCATCGTAGGTGAGCAAGCTGCTGTAAAGGTACTTCCTACGCTGGGCATGAGCGAGCCGTGGAGGTACCGCAACAAAGCCCAAGTGCCGATCGGTGTCACCGAAGGCGGGCTTGTCGGCGGCTTCTACGCACGTGGCAGTCATCGTATTGTGGATATGGACACCTGTCTCATTCAGGACGAGCGTAACGACGAAGTCGTTGCACGTGTCAAAGAGATTGGGCGGACGCTGGGCATCAGCGCATATAATGAAGAAACCGGACGCGGGCTGCTGCGTCATGTCGTCGTTAAGACTGCTTTTCGCACAGGTGAAATGATGCTGGTACTCGTCACGAATGGACGAGATATCCCGCACGCGGATGCCTGGATTGGCAGTATCCGTGAATACATTCCGCACGTGGCAAGCATTTGCCAGAACGTGAATACCAAGCGAACGAACGTTATTTTTGGCGACGAAACCCGTGTGCTATGGGGCCGTGACGTGATCTACGATTATATCGGAAACGTCCAGTTCGCTATTTCCGCGAGATCCTTTTATCAGGTGAACCCTGTTCAAACCGAGGTGCTATATAGCAAAACCGTCGAATATGCCGGACTCACGGGTAAAGAAACGGTAATTGACGCGTATTGCGGCATCGGCACCATTTCCTTGTTCCTCGCTCAACATGCGGATCAGGTGTATGGGGTGGAGATCGTCAAAGAAGCCATTGAGGATGCACGGAGTAATGCGCTGCTGAACAATATGCGCAATGTGAAGTTTGAGGTAGGCGCGTCCGAAGAAGTCATCCCCGCCTGGAAAGAGCAAGGCATCACCGCCGACGTCATCGTCGTCGATCCACCCCGCAAGGGCTGCGATCCTCGCCTGCTCGAAACCATTCTGGAGATGAAGCCAGAGCGCGTGGTTTATGTATCCTGCAATCCGAGTACGCTGGCACGGGATTTAAGGATACTGGAGGATGGCGGGTATAGAACGGTGGAGGTTCAGCCCGTGGATATGTTTCCGCATACGGTGCATGTGGAGTGCGTGGTAGTAATATATCGAGATGAGAAGCATTGA
- a CDS encoding ParB/RepB/Spo0J family partition protein produces the protein MNNTLKLSQIVTNPNQPRKYFNEESLQELAASIVSDGLQEAILVRPLGNQYEIVQGERRYRASQMAGLDTIAVKVKELSDEEAFHLSVIENIQREQMTPIEEAHAFYEYVQRGYTHDQIAKKVSKNRAFVTSRLRLLKLLPFIHDWIAEGYISDGHAKQLLKMESFLNRLLKNKPTSKFLNEDGSQKEESHFENYQWKFHSSFWEKHDIKKEKLTVNEVKNWVDGWHYDLIISPILNYRGIGSVVVSKNRGFALTAQMNCIINHLHISNITEEDIDFAVVYDLEKNKDHFDSEFRPWMVEKFWDEMRNELFYSEINIEEKWNLHSFQDELKKCKSYSDSLEDKSLKMLTEEIKFYKQQLDHIAIENHVSTDDILDDLLAME, from the coding sequence TTGAACAACACACTAAAATTAAGCCAGATCGTTACCAACCCGAATCAGCCACGCAAGTATTTTAACGAGGAGTCTTTGCAGGAACTGGCAGCATCCATTGTAAGCGATGGTTTACAAGAAGCAATATTGGTCAGACCACTGGGAAATCAATATGAAATTGTTCAAGGGGAGCGCAGATATCGAGCAAGTCAAATGGCTGGACTGGATACGATTGCAGTGAAAGTAAAGGAATTAAGCGATGAAGAAGCTTTTCATCTATCTGTCATTGAAAATATCCAGCGGGAGCAAATGACTCCTATTGAAGAAGCCCATGCATTTTATGAGTATGTACAAAGAGGATACACGCATGATCAAATTGCCAAAAAAGTGAGCAAAAACAGAGCCTTTGTTACAAGCCGCTTAAGACTATTGAAACTATTACCTTTTATTCACGATTGGATTGCAGAGGGGTATATTTCAGATGGTCATGCCAAGCAATTATTGAAAATGGAATCGTTTTTGAACAGATTGCTAAAAAACAAACCGACCTCAAAGTTTCTTAATGAAGACGGTTCACAGAAAGAAGAAAGTCATTTTGAAAACTATCAATGGAAATTTCACAGTTCATTTTGGGAGAAGCATGACATAAAAAAAGAAAAGCTAACCGTAAACGAAGTCAAGAACTGGGTGGATGGTTGGCATTATGATTTAATCATCTCGCCTATTTTGAATTATAGGGGAATTGGCTCTGTGGTTGTTTCTAAAAATAGAGGATTCGCTTTAACCGCTCAAATGAATTGTATTATCAATCATCTTCATATCTCCAACATAACAGAAGAAGATATTGATTTTGCAGTTGTTTATGATTTGGAAAAAAATAAAGATCATTTTGATTCCGAATTCAGACCGTGGATGGTTGAAAAATTTTGGGATGAGATGCGAAATGAACTTTTTTACTCTGAGATCAACATCGAAGAGAAATGGAATTTACATAGCTTTCAAGATGAATTGAAAAAATGTAAAAGTTATAGCGATTCTTTAGAGGACAAATCATTGAAAATGTTAACGGAAGAAATCAAATTTTATAAGCAACAATTAGATCATATTGCCATAGAGAATCATGTTTCGACGGATGACATACTGGATGACTTGCTAGCCATGGAGTAA
- a CDS encoding restriction endonuclease subunit S codes for MGNKRVPEVRFEEFSGEWQESKLSDIVKLFGGNAFSSSDSNSFGIPWLKIANIGKKGIDWSVSSYLPDEFWTSYKDYRLYKGDYVMALTRPILNHILKISIVDKKALLNQRVAKLIFSTNAEYGYQLLQRRSVVDKIENELAGTDPPNLGSGNLKNINISITLNKDEQSKIGNFFKQLDDTITFHQQELTTLKQTKLGFLQKMFPKEGESVPEVRFPGFTGEWEQRKFKDFISKAGKKNTMGENYSAYSVSNKLGLVSQTEQFNGNRLDNLDKASYKLVNPNEFAYNPARINVGSIAFNNLNKTVIVSSLYVVLKMSEELDNEFILQFIKSQFFIDEVRRNTEGSVREYLFFENFKNIKFPYTSSKDEQLKIGNFLKQLDDIIALHQCELDALKETKKAFLQKMFV; via the coding sequence GTGGGAAATAAGCGTGTGCCAGAAGTGAGGTTTGAGGAGTTTAGTGGGGAGTGGCAAGAGAGTAAGCTTTCTGATATTGTTAAACTATTTGGCGGAAATGCATTTAGTAGTTCAGATTCAAATTCATTTGGAATACCATGGTTGAAAATTGCTAATATAGGAAAAAAAGGTATTGATTGGAGTGTGTCTAGCTATCTCCCTGATGAATTTTGGACGAGTTACAAAGATTATCGTCTATATAAAGGTGATTATGTAATGGCGTTAACACGTCCCATTTTGAATCACATTTTAAAAATTTCCATTGTTGATAAAAAAGCATTGCTTAATCAGCGAGTCGCAAAATTAATTTTTTCAACAAATGCAGAATATGGTTATCAATTACTACAAAGAAGATCTGTTGTGGATAAAATCGAAAATGAATTAGCAGGCACAGACCCTCCAAACTTAGGAAGTGGAAATCTAAAGAATATTAATATCTCAATTACTCTTAATAAAGACGAACAGTCTAAAATCGGCAACTTTTTCAAACAACTAGATGACACTATCACTTTTCATCAGCAAGAACTAACCACCCTCAAACAAACAAAACTGGGATTCTTGCAAAAAATGTTTCCAAAAGAAGGGGAGTCCGTGCCGGAAGTGCGTTTCCCAGGGTTTACTGGAGAATGGGAACAACGTAAGTTTAAAGACTTTATCTCTAAGGCTGGTAAGAAAAATACAATGGGTGAAAATTATTCCGCATATTCTGTAAGTAACAAGTTGGGATTAGTTAGTCAAACAGAGCAATTTAATGGGAATCGATTAGATAATCTTGATAAAGCATCTTATAAATTAGTTAATCCTAATGAATTTGCGTACAATCCAGCTAGAATTAACGTTGGCTCTATTGCATTCAACAACCTCAATAAAACAGTAATTGTGAGCTCACTCTATGTAGTTTTAAAAATGAGTGAGGAGCTGGATAATGAGTTTATTCTACAATTTATTAAATCGCAATTTTTTATTGATGAGGTAAGAAGAAATACTGAAGGAAGCGTAAGAGAGTATCTATTCTTTGAAAATTTTAAAAATATAAAATTCCCTTATACTTCTAGCAAGGATGAACAGTTAAAAATCGGCAACTTTCTCAAACAACTCGACGACATTATCGCTCTTCATCAATGCGAATTAGATGCCTTGAAAGAAACGAAAAAAGCATTCCTACAAAAGATGTTTGTCTAA
- a CDS encoding HsdR family type I site-specific deoxyribonuclease, with protein sequence MTKIPHNDEAEVERRLIEVLGEGRNQWSYRPDLKSEEDLWKNLRQKVTQNNLSEIGDHPISDKEFDTIKTELLLKTQTPFDAARWLKGENGIARITIEREDVSLGSMSLVLYSNQDIGGGISTYEVVHQIAKQKANVDDRDRRFDVTLLINGLPIVQIELKQVSAKDGVFQAYNQIKKYAEEGMFRNNIFSTLQIFVISNEQTTRYFANAMPKDMHKKFIFSWRTTDNRKVENLYEFVKQVLNIPDAHRLIANYTIVSEDQDNKTLMVLHPYQIHAIEALFTSAMKHESGYVWHATGSGKTLTSFVSTKLLARKPGVDRTIMLIDRKDLDNQTTTEFTKFASEFNTGISSGNAKSNSLIVGTGSAKELSNTLLSDTNSNTVIITTRQKLEAALRYAQKQEEQRGTQRYKKLLGQHIVFVVDECHRALSAEGMEVIKGFFPNSTWFGFTGTPIFNENKKQAKGQLARTTRDQYGVFLHTYTIKNALDDGAVLGFQVEHEDTIEPASLNNYIFNQLRSSEKYANFTADEINNIIDQMDGMEKEAYLEPSSFESDNHIQKVIHKIFRPDNAYIKFDFQNGHPQKSAILTTSSIDMAKRYYQAIKEMTKDPEWLAKEFAGHPIRTGRTIEDPDFPRIAVTYSIQENEDNSKQIQDEMKEIIKDYNGYYNTAWSIEDIERYNGDINNRLARKKAEFKKFGKQIDLVIVVDRLLTGFDAPTIQTLFVDRNLSYANLIQAFSRTNRTYPGKAKGLIVTFRKPSTMEQNVKDATKLYSQAQEESNLVYPTYDESKKRFKKAHKTLQTLVPNPTDISEHSPLETRIEFVKAFQELNNAYEALVTYDDYNDEMEKSKALQEQVKTLEQYIGVYNTVKGSLVDEGDDDRPEGPDFSDIEFYGENAIKIYDIDSTYIDLLLETYSANNRNIRDEIEKALQKLKKSEIVKEVYRAMLNAIDTTETDSEEDILVVKRRFFTKARSKAIKEFAKTWFVEEGELHSSAIQYVIGSEPIPNIGGIIDSKQFDKYKAVHPDAKPLKYGPEMKRQWRKTLDEVIVPLNDELR encoded by the coding sequence ATGACAAAGATACCGCATAATGACGAAGCTGAAGTGGAACGTCGCCTGATTGAGGTGTTAGGTGAAGGGCGTAATCAATGGAGTTATCGTCCAGATTTAAAATCAGAAGAAGACCTATGGAAGAATTTGCGTCAAAAAGTTACGCAGAATAACTTATCAGAAATTGGGGATCATCCCATTTCTGATAAAGAATTTGACACGATTAAAACAGAGTTATTATTGAAAACACAGACACCCTTTGATGCTGCTAGATGGCTCAAAGGGGAGAATGGAATTGCTCGTATTACGATTGAACGTGAAGATGTATCTTTAGGTTCGATGTCTTTAGTGCTATATTCCAATCAAGACATTGGTGGCGGAATCTCTACATACGAAGTCGTTCATCAGATTGCGAAACAAAAGGCCAACGTTGATGATCGTGATCGCCGATTTGACGTGACACTCTTAATCAACGGGTTGCCCATTGTTCAAATTGAATTGAAGCAAGTCAGTGCCAAGGACGGCGTATTCCAAGCCTATAATCAAATTAAGAAATACGCAGAAGAAGGGATGTTTAGAAATAATATCTTTTCTACTCTTCAGATATTTGTCATTTCCAACGAACAAACGACTCGCTATTTTGCCAATGCGATGCCAAAAGACATGCATAAGAAATTTATCTTTAGTTGGCGGACAACGGACAATCGAAAAGTAGAGAATCTCTATGAATTTGTGAAACAGGTCTTAAATATTCCAGATGCACATCGATTGATTGCCAATTATACGATCGTTAGCGAGGACCAAGACAACAAAACCTTAATGGTATTACACCCTTATCAAATTCATGCGATTGAAGCCTTGTTTACGTCTGCCATGAAGCATGAATCCGGATATGTGTGGCATGCAACTGGTTCAGGAAAAACGTTGACGAGTTTTGTTTCTACGAAGTTATTAGCTCGCAAACCAGGTGTAGATCGTACAATTATGCTCATTGACCGAAAAGACTTGGATAATCAAACGACGACAGAATTTACTAAATTTGCTTCTGAGTTTAATACGGGTATTTCTTCTGGCAATGCCAAGTCTAATAGCTTGATTGTCGGAACCGGAAGTGCGAAAGAGCTAAGTAATACTCTTCTATCTGATACCAATTCCAATACCGTGATTATTACCACTCGTCAAAAACTAGAAGCTGCCTTGCGCTATGCCCAAAAGCAAGAGGAACAAAGAGGCACCCAACGTTATAAGAAACTACTGGGGCAACATATTGTCTTTGTCGTAGATGAATGCCATCGAGCGTTAAGTGCTGAAGGGATGGAAGTGATTAAAGGATTCTTCCCAAATTCTACTTGGTTTGGTTTTACAGGTACGCCGATATTTAATGAAAATAAAAAACAAGCTAAAGGCCAATTAGCTCGCACCACTCGTGATCAATATGGAGTGTTTTTGCATACTTATACCATTAAGAATGCATTGGATGATGGGGCTGTTTTAGGGTTCCAAGTAGAGCATGAAGATACGATTGAACCCGCATCATTAAATAATTATATTTTTAATCAACTTCGTTCAAGTGAAAAATACGCCAATTTTACTGCGGATGAAATTAATAACATCATTGATCAAATGGATGGAATGGAAAAGGAAGCATATCTTGAACCATCATCTTTCGAAAGTGATAATCATATTCAAAAAGTCATTCATAAGATCTTTCGACCAGATAACGCCTATATCAAATTTGATTTCCAAAACGGTCATCCGCAAAAGTCTGCTATCTTAACAACAAGTTCCATTGATATGGCGAAACGCTACTATCAGGCAATCAAGGAAATGACCAAAGATCCAGAATGGTTGGCGAAAGAATTTGCTGGACATCCGATTCGAACGGGGCGTACGATTGAAGATCCGGACTTTCCTCGAATTGCCGTCACCTATTCGATACAAGAAAACGAAGATAATTCCAAACAAATTCAAGATGAAATGAAAGAGATTATTAAGGATTATAACGGTTATTATAATACAGCTTGGTCGATAGAAGATATTGAACGATATAATGGTGATATTAACAATCGTTTAGCTCGTAAGAAAGCAGAGTTTAAAAAATTCGGGAAACAAATTGACCTTGTCATTGTTGTAGATCGTTTATTGACTGGATTCGATGCACCCACGATTCAAACGTTATTTGTGGATCGTAATTTAAGTTATGCCAATTTGATTCAAGCCTTTTCTCGGACCAATCGTACCTATCCCGGAAAGGCAAAAGGATTAATTGTAACATTCCGAAAACCTTCGACAATGGAACAAAATGTAAAGGATGCGACGAAGTTATACTCTCAAGCACAAGAGGAATCTAATCTTGTTTATCCAACTTATGATGAATCGAAGAAACGCTTCAAAAAGGCTCACAAAACATTGCAAACGTTGGTGCCAAATCCAACCGATATTAGCGAACACTCTCCACTTGAAACCCGGATTGAATTTGTGAAAGCTTTTCAAGAGTTAAATAATGCCTACGAAGCTTTAGTTACGTATGATGATTACAACGATGAAATGGAGAAATCAAAAGCACTCCAAGAACAGGTAAAGACCTTAGAACAATATATTGGCGTGTACAACACGGTTAAAGGATCGCTAGTCGATGAAGGGGACGATGATAGACCAGAAGGACCAGACTTCTCAGACATTGAATTCTATGGAGAAAATGCAATTAAGATCTATGATATTGACTCAACCTATATTGACCTATTATTGGAAACGTACTCAGCCAATAATCGGAATATTCGTGATGAGATCGAAAAAGCACTTCAAAAATTGAAAAAATCAGAAATTGTTAAAGAAGTATACCGTGCGATGTTAAACGCTATTGATACCACAGAAACAGATTCAGAGGAAGATATTCTTGTAGTGAAACGACGCTTCTTCACTAAAGCACGTAGCAAGGCGATTAAAGAATTTGCGAAAACTTGGTTTGTAGAAGAAGGGGAGCTACATTCATCTGCTATTCAATATGTGATAGGATCAGAGCCTATTCCGAATATAGGGGGAATTATTGACAGCAAGCAATTTGATAAGTATAAAGCCGTACATCCAGATGCAAAACCGTTGAAATATGGACCAGAAATGAAGCGTCAGTGGCGAAAGACATTAGATGAAGTCATTGTACCATTAAATGACGAGTTGAGATGA
- a CDS encoding diacylglycerol kinase: MKSARLIYNPTSGREEMKRRLADILQRLDEGGIEASCHATTGEGDATRATAQAIERGYDMIIAAGGDGTLYEVINGMAEKENRPPLGVFPLGTTNDFARALGIPRQWEDYCDLVIRQNPKPLDIGKANDRYFINIAGGGTLTELTYEVPSKLKTMIGQLAYYFKGVEKMVSLAPQELIIKASGQEVIHDEFMLFLIANTNSVGGFEKLAPGATIDDGLLDVIAVRKCNLAEMIRLVTLALRGEHLQDKKIVYFKTDYMEVTSPGYVQLNLDGELGGTLPATFRNLPQHLNVFR, from the coding sequence ATGAAAAGTGCTAGATTAATCTACAATCCGACCTCCGGACGTGAGGAAATGAAGCGTCGCCTTGCTGATATTTTGCAGCGTCTGGATGAAGGCGGTATTGAAGCCTCTTGCCATGCAACTACGGGCGAAGGGGATGCAACTCGTGCGACAGCTCAAGCCATTGAGCGCGGGTATGATATGATCATCGCCGCAGGTGGGGATGGTACATTGTACGAAGTGATTAACGGGATGGCCGAAAAGGAAAACCGTCCGCCCTTGGGCGTGTTCCCGCTAGGGACGACAAATGATTTTGCCAGAGCTTTGGGCATACCGAGGCAGTGGGAGGATTATTGTGATCTGGTTATTCGCCAAAATCCGAAGCCACTGGATATCGGTAAGGCTAATGATCGGTATTTTATTAACATCGCCGGCGGCGGTACTTTGACTGAACTTACGTATGAAGTGCCGAGCAAGCTGAAAACGATGATTGGACAGCTGGCTTATTATTTTAAGGGTGTGGAGAAAATGGTCAGCCTTGCCCCGCAAGAATTGATTATCAAGGCATCGGGTCAGGAAGTGATACACGACGAGTTCATGCTTTTCCTGATTGCTAATACGAACTCGGTGGGCGGATTTGAAAAGCTGGCGCCCGGCGCGACCATTGATGATGGGCTACTTGATGTGATCGCTGTGCGCAAATGTAATCTTGCGGAAATGATTCGGCTCGTGACACTCGCGCTGCGTGGTGAGCACTTGCAGGACAAGAAAATCGTTTATTTTAAAACAGATTACATGGAAGTAACCTCGCCCGGCTATGTCCAGCTTAATCTGGATGGCGAACTGGGTGGAACCTTGCCAGCAACCTTCCGCAATTTACCGCAGCATTTGAATGTTTTTCGGTAA